A part of Legionella sainthelensi genomic DNA contains:
- the mscL gene encoding large-conductance mechanosensitive channel protein MscL: MSFLQEFKEFAIRGNVIDLAVAVVIGGAFGKIISALVSGIIMPLIGLLLGGINITNKAFTVGDAVVKWGEFLQTIIDFTIISFSIFLVIKIFSFLKKKEEQKEKPLSREEILLAEIRDLLKDKAEMENH; encoded by the coding sequence ATGAGTTTTTTACAAGAATTTAAAGAATTTGCAATCAGAGGAAACGTTATTGACTTGGCGGTTGCAGTGGTTATTGGAGGTGCTTTCGGTAAAATAATCAGTGCTTTAGTGAGTGGCATTATTATGCCACTTATTGGTTTATTATTAGGTGGAATTAATATTACCAATAAAGCATTTACCGTGGGAGATGCAGTAGTTAAGTGGGGAGAGTTTCTGCAAACGATTATCGACTTTACTATTATTTCTTTTTCAATTTTTTTAGTCATAAAGATTTTCTCATTCTTGAAAAAGAAAGAAGAACAAAAGGAAAAACCTTTATCAAGAGAAGAAATCTTATTAGCTGAAATTCGTGATTTATTGAAAGACAAAGCAGAAATGGAAAATCACTAA